A window of Candidatus Woesearchaeota archaeon genomic DNA:
TTACAAAGAGGTTAACATCCTTGCAGATCCTGAACTACGTGAAGATCTCAAAGAATATGCAAATTGGCCAACCTATCCTCAACTTTGGGTTAAAGGTGAGCTCATCGGTGGCTGCGATATTATTGAGGAACTTGCAAGAAGAGGCGAACTCAAGAAGATTGTTTCTCGAACAGAGAGTCAAGCGTAGTGTTATCAATATCGGTGGGACCATCAAAGGAAGAGCGTAACTCAGCCACGTCTTCGGTTTTAACGTATGAACACGCATCTAAGAGAGCATCCACGATGTTTTGTTTATGCCCTGAAAATTCAGGGTGCCTTTTGATGATCTCTTCTGCCACCTGAACATAGGTGATGGCGATACGTTCACGTTCAACAGGAGATTGTGCATACTTCACAGAGGTCTTTGCGAGAAGAGGCAGAGCAGTTAGAGAAGCAAACCCCCCTATTTGTGCAAGTCCTTGCAACACTCTTGGGACATAAGGGTTTTCAATCTCTGCCAAGTATTCAAGCAGTAATTGTTCTTCTCGTTCAGGTGAAATAGTGGACATAACATAAAAACTAACACACCCATTTATATGTTTTAATACTTCCCAGTATAAAACAATACGCCAGGCGCATTTTTCCCGTAAAAACATATAAAGTAGTTGTGAGCACCACAGTAATATGGATTTTTTAGATATTCTCGAGAGGCACGAAAGAGTATTTAGTGATACGGGGTTTCTTGATGTGACTGAGAATATTTACAGAGATTTCTTTTATGATCTTCGCACATACGATGACGTTGATAAGAAAAAATACCAAGAAATACTCGACCTTATTCAGCTTAAGATTGAATGGTATCAACAACCAAACGTAGTAAGTGTTGATGGAGTTGTTGAAGAACACAGCCGCTTTGCAAACCTTATGTCAGAGAAGCTTCGTTTTCTTAATCAAAAAAGATATTCTGACAAAACAAAAAGGGAACTTCTTGACCATATCGTACGATTGCAACATTGCGTTGTAAAACGCAGCCGCCATAGCACGTACCATAGTAGAAATACCTCTGAATGTTTAACACTCGTAAAGTTCGTCATCGAACGCGCAGAACAAGAACAGGCTAAGGAGAAACCATTTTACCGCAAAGCCACTCGTTTTGAAGACACCCATGCAGACGAACAACTAGTTGGATGTGCTTTGCATAGTGCTCTTTATGAGAACACTCCTTGTGCAATTGCAACTTCCGATACGGATATCTATTATATCTTCAAAGCACTTCGTGATGCTGATCCATTTCGCAACCTGAATATTGATATCGCAAGTCTTCCCATTACGATTTACCTTCGCAAGCCTTCTGGAAACATAGAGGTTATTGAATCGCTAGAACGCGAAAAAGTTCATTATGATGACTTGCAATATGCATAGATTCTCAAAACCACCATCCTCGCGCTTTGTAGAAAAATACTTAAAGTGTCTCTTCTGACAAGCTGTTAATGAAAAGAGGTCTTGGCATCGCAATAATTCTTTTGGGACTCCTTCTGCTTGGCATTCTTGTGCAGTGGGCTGTGAGTGTTCAACGGCACACCCTTAGTGAGCCTTATGCAATTGAACAACTAGGTGCAATTACGCTTGAGTCTGAATTCTGCGCGTTTGAGCTCAACACCCTTGCCCAGGAGATCTTCTTGCTTGAACACCAGTACCAGGAAATTGCAGGGATTGAAGAGGAACTCCCTCTTGAAGCGCAAGAAGCTCTTTTACAAGAACAAGAAGAGATTTTTAAGCTCAAAACAAGTTTTAAGAATATGCTCACTTCCTGCCTTGATCTTAACCATCATTGCCCTGAGCTTCTCGCATTAAGCAAACAAGCACTTAATGCATCACAAGATGCCAGCTCAACGAAAAGAGTTTTTTCACGCTCAGATGAAGAGCGACGATACTTAGAACTACTAGAACTGTGCTCATGAACATCTTTCTTTTTCTCGCAGGACTCTTTTTTCTCACGCTCGCTCTAGGCAGGGTGCTTGAGCGCTTCAACATTCCTTGGATTTTTTCAGCGCTGTTCTTGGGATTCGGGGCAGCAGTGTATAACCCATTCTCATCCATCACCCAAGGACCTGTATTTGATTTTTTGGCAACACTTGGAATTTACTTTCTTCTCTTCATCATTGGTTTTGAAATGGATTTCAAGAGGATTGCTCAGAGCGGCACATTTATTTTTAAAACAGCAATGGGAATAATCCTCGCAGAAGGAATTCTCGGGAGCATTCTCGTTCATTACGTATTTGGAACGCCCTGGATGATTTCTTTTCTTGTAGGTATTTCTTTTGCTACAGTTGGTGAAGCAGTGCTCTTGCCCATCTTACAACGATTCAATATCATTAATACTTCCTTGGGGCGCATGATCATCGGCGTGGGAGTCCTTGATGATCTTATTGAAATCATCACCATCATTGCGCTTAGCGTTCTTATCGGAAATGCACAAGGCCACACCA
This region includes:
- the grxD gene encoding Grx4 family monothiol glutaredoxin; protein product: MNKEKIETILKENDIVLFMKGTRLFPQCGFSANVVEILDALNIDYKEVNILADPELREDLKEYANWPTYPQLWVKGELIGGCDIIEELARRGELKKIVSRTESQA
- a CDS encoding DUF4006 family protein, which codes for MKRGLGIAIILLGLLLLGILVQWAVSVQRHTLSEPYAIEQLGAITLESEFCAFELNTLAQEIFLLEHQYQEIAGIEEELPLEAQEALLQEQEEIFKLKTSFKNMLTSCLDLNHHCPELLALSKQALNASQDASSTKRVFSRSDEERRYLELLELCS